The DNA segment TTCCCTCCTCTTCTTAGGTTTAAGCAACATAATAGGAATCATAGTGTACATATCGGCAAATGCCGGAGACCCCGGACAAAGCGATTCCAAAAAGAACAATTATTCTTACGGATGGTCCTTCTATTTCGGGGCGCTGTCATTCATCATCGccgagactgtgggggtgctggcaGTGCACATGTACATCGACAAACACCGGCAGCTGAGGGTCAAGTCTCGCCACGAGGTGCTGAAGAAATCCACGCTGGCCCGAATTCCCAGCTACAGATACAGGTTCAGGAGGAGGTCGAGTTCGCGCTCCACCGAGCCTCGGTCCAGAGACCCCTCTCCAGTCGGAGGCAAAGGCTACACCACGCAGCCCACAAACGAGATATCAATGTACACGCTGTCTAGGGACCCTTCCAAAGCAGTCGTCGCGACCAGCGTCGCTTCTGAACGGGACCCCAAGTTCCTGCAAGTCCGCAACTGCGTTTCCAAAGACTCGAAGGACGCTCTCCAGGCAAACCCGGCCAACAGACGCACCACCCCCGTgtgacacaccccccccccccggtacatgGCCATGAGCTCTGGCCAACCGCAAGTGGGATCTCAATGCTTGTGTGAGCGAGCGCCCAGAAGGAAAAACTGTTCAATGAGAAGATCTGGCTGCTCCTGTTGTAGGGTTTGTCTGCGGAGAATTTGGTGCAGCCAACATTTCAATGTGAAATCGGAGGCAAATGTCGGTGCCTGAGATTAGAagatccctcacccaccccccactcccctttcATGGAAGTGTTTAGTGTCATAAAGAATTTTCTATTTAAGACCAACTGAAACTGGTTCCCGAGATATCGCCAGGCAATTGCGGATAAAACGGCTCCACTTTTCTCAATTTCTCCTGCATGTCTCTTCTGGACTTTCCCTTTCACTGACAGCCTTCCCACTATAAAAAGGAGTACCTAGTTTTTATAAGAGAAGCATTGATTTCAATCCTAGCATTTTAATGCTTCATATTTTATTAACATTCTGAATAAAACGAGCGCAGTTTAAATTAAATAGTTTAGCTGCCAAAAGCACAGAATTAGAAAATGAACCTCGATGATTTATGTAAAAAGTTAACAGCGGAAATAAATGCACAAGGACATTCAACAGCTGACGTTGCTCCTTATTTGTCTGAGCTTTGCTTCAGATGCTTACAATCTGCTGACAAAAGAGGGCGAGGAAGGAGGGCTGGTTTATCAGTGTCGGATATGGGTGTCGGGTGTCAGTGCCCACTGTCGGGTGTCAGTGCCCACTGCCGGGTGTCAGTGCCCAGTGCCGGTGTCAGTGCCCACTGTCGGTGTCAGTGCCCAGTGCCGGGTGTCAGTGCCCAGTGTCAGTGCCCACTGTCAGTGCCCACTGTCGGGCGTCAGTGCCCACTGTCGGTGTCAGTGCCCAGTGCCGGGTGTCAGTGCCCAGTGCTGGTGTCAGTGCCCAGTGCCGGGTGTCAGTGTCCAGTGCCGGGTGTCAGTGCCCAGTGCCGGGTGTCAGTGCCCACTGCCGGTGTCAGTGCCCAGTGCCGGGTGTCAGTGCCCACTGTCGGTGTCAGTGCCCAGTGCCGGTGTCAGTGCCCACTGCCGGTGTCAGTGTCCACTGTCGGGTGTCAGTGCCCACTGCCGGGCGTCAGTGCCCAGTGCCGGTGTCAGTGCCCACTGTCGGTGTCAGTGCCCACTGCCGGTGTCAGTGTCCACTGTCGGGCGTCAGTGCCCAGTGCCGGGCGTCAGTGCCCAGTGCCGGTGTCAGTGCCCAGTCAGTGCCCGCTGTCGGTGTCAGTGCCCAGTGCCGGGTGTCAGCGCCCACTGTTAGTGCCCAGTGCCGGGCGTCAGTGCCCACTGTCGGGTGTCTGTGCCCAGTCAGTGCCCGCTGTCAGTGTCAGTGCCCACTGTCGGGTGTCAGTGCCCAGTGCCGGGTATCAGCACCCGTTAGTGCCAAGTGCCGGGTATCAGCACCCACTATTAGTGCCCAGGGTCCGGTATTAGTGCCCATTGCTTCAATTTTCTCCAGTCACCGTATTTTTGAAGAGGTGATTAAAGCACTGGATGGGGGACTGTCGATGGATGTTATTTaaatgggcttccagaaggcatttgataaaatcgcacataagagactgttagctaaagttgaagctcatggcattgaaggcaaatgattgacctcgacctggttaggagattggcaggtactctaattggcagcatGTGACTAAtactgtcccgcagggatctgtattagggcctcaactattcaccatatttattacgACTTAgaagatgggatagaaagccacgtatccaagtttgctgatgacacaaagatggggtcatccactttggatctaaaaagatTAGAAcacagtactttttaaatggtgaaaagctagaaacagtagaGGCCCAAATAGAGTTGGGGGTCCATGCACATcgctcattaaaatgtcatgggcaGATACATAAAATGATCAAAAGTCTAAtgtaatgctggcctttatagctagaggacttGAATACAAGagggcagaagttatgctgcagctgtacaaagccctggttagatcacacctggagcaccacaccttaggatgaacaggctgggtctcttttctgttgaaaaaagaaggctgatgggtgatctaatagaggcctttaaaattatgaaagagtgaatgtttccacgtgtggggaagagcataactagaggccatcaatataagatagtcaccaagaaatccaatagggaattcagaagaaaattatttacccTTTGTTCAAGAAAGGGTATAACGATAAacgttgttcaaaaaagggtgcaaggataaacccagcaactacaggccagtcagtttaacctcggtggagaggaagcttttagaaacagtaatcagggacaaaattaatagtcacttggattaattaaggaaagccagtgtggatttgttaaaggcaaatcgttttAACCAACTTggtggagttttttgatgaggtaacagagagggttgatgagggtaatgcggttgacatggtgcacatggattcgacaaagtgccacataacaggcttgtcagcaaagttgaagcccatggaataaaagggacagtggcagcatggatacgaaattggctcagtgacaggaaacagagagtagcggtgaagggttgtttttcggactggaggaagtggtgttccccagcggtcggttctaggaccaatgtttttcttaatatatattaatgacttggacatgggtgtacagggcacaatttcaaaatttgcagatgacacaaaatttggaagtatagtgaatagtcaggaggagagtgatagacttcaggaagacagacaggctggtgaaatggccggatacgtggcagatgaaatttaacgcagaaaaatatgaagtgatgcattctggcagaaagaatgaggagaggacatataaactaaatggtacaatcctaaaggaggtgcatgaacagagagacctggggggggcgGTCACACCATTgtgtgtgcataaattgttgaaggtgacagggcgtggtgagaaagcagtttaaaaaagcttacgtgattctgggcttcataaatagaggtgtagagtacaaaaaagtgtggaagttatgatgaacctgtataaaacactggtttgacctccaactggagtattgtgtccaattctgggcaccacactttaggaaggatgtgaaggccttagagagggtgcagaaaaaatttatgtgaatgattccagggatgagggacttcagtgacgtggatagactggagatgctggggttgttctccttggagcagagaaggttgagaggagatttgatcgaggtgttcaaaatcatgaggggtctgggcagagtagagagagagagagagagagagagaaactgttcccattggcagaagggttgagaaccaggggacacagatttaaggtgattagttaGTTTgccaaaggcgatgcaagaaaatacatttttatgcagcgagtggtttagatctggaatgcactgctggaaattcatctttcaaaagggagttgtataagtatttgaaggaaaaaaaaattgcagggctacggggaaagggcgggggagtgggcctGGCTCAGAGTtgacacgggctcgatgggcccaatggccttccgtgctgtaaccattctatgattctaaagagtggtgagaatgtggaactcgctgccacagggagtggttgaagcgaatagtataaatacatttaaaggggaggctagacaagcatatgaaggagaagggaatagaggattatgctgacagatttagatggggaaagacgggaggaggctcgagtggggcataaatgccggcatggactggttgggccgaatggactgtttctgtgctgtatatcctgtgtaatcctatgagatatttgtcttagagggagtgcagcgtaggtttaccataatacctggactccaagggttaagttacgaggtgagattacataaactagggttgTACTCCTTAGAATttggaagattaaggggtgatttgatcaaagttttcaagatattaaggggaactgatagggtagattgagagaaactatctctgctggttgggaagtctaggactagggggcatgatctaaaaattatagccaggcctttcaggagtgaagttaggaagcacttctacccgcaaaagggtggtagaaattgttaattttaaatcagagattgatagatttttgataactaaaggtattaagggatatgggacaaaggcgggtaagaacataagaaataggagcaggagtcggccatttggcccctcgagcctgctccaccatttaataagatcatggctgatctgatcttgggctcagctccacttctctgtccgctccccataaccctttactcccttatcattcaaaaatctagccatctgcaccttaaatatattcaatgactcagcctccacagctctctggggcagagaattccagatttatgaccctcagagaagaaattcctcctcatctcagttctaaatgggcgaccccatattcttaaactatgcccccaagttctagattcccccatgagtggaaacatcctctctgcatctaccttgtcgagccccctcattatatatctcaataagatcacctctcattcttctaaactccaatgagtataggcttaacctgctcaacctttcttcataagtcaaccccttcatctccagaatcaacctagtgaaccttcactgaactgcttccaatgcaagtatatccctccttaaataaggagaccaaaactgtacgcagtactccaggtgtggcctcaccaatatcctgtacagttgtagcagggcttctctgcttttatactccatcccccttgcaataaaggccaacattccatttgccttcctgattacttgctgtacctgcatactaactttttgtgttttgtgcataaggacccccaggtccctctgtactgcagcattttgtaatctccatttaaacaataatttgtttttttatttttcctgccaaagtggataacctcacactttcccacattatgccccatctgccaaatgtttgcccactcacttagcctgtctataggcttgaggggctaaatggcttactcctgcttccaTGTTCCTCAGTCCCACCCtgattcagtgatgttggttgaggggtaagtattggccaggacacctgggagaactcccctgctctttttcgaatagtgccatgggatcttttacatccacccgagaggtaaGCTAGGGCCTCCGTTCAATGTTTCCTCGCTACTTAAAGCTCACTGACAATGACTTCAGTCACTCCTCTAACATCTACTAGATGTCCCCACCTGAAAagtactgtataaaacacgagctgCTGGAAGTGGTGGTCTGATGTGTGAAGAACGTTGCCATTCCACTGACAGAACCCAAGCAGGAAGGTTTACTCTAAGAGGGAGCTGAGGATCTCAAAGGATCAAGTAGATTAGAAAATAAAATTGCAATCAATATCAAGAGGAATAAGACAATATTTTCTAGTTATAATCCACAGGTGATAAATCAGGACTAGGCTGGGCCTCTCAGAGTCCAGACTAGCACACTAGTCAAAGCAGTGGGATCAGGTTGCTTTGTAAAAGCTCTTCCCCAGTTTTCACAAGACAGGATCACAGGGTTATATAATCTTATAAACACAATGACTAAGGCACTGGGCTAGGCCGTGAATAGCTTCTCATCACAGTTCCATCATTAAGCCGAATAGTATATTGTAAGAAAAATTGGTGACATCATGTGAATATTATCTCATAAtaatcttgtgaagcaccttgggatatttcactaagttaaaggcactatataaatacaagttgttgttgctaatgTGCAATAGCTGCAGGCATTGAGGATTAGAAGGTTCTGTATAAAGACTAATGCCATTGTGAATAAACACCACGCAATGCAGTGCATGTAGGGTGCACTTTGTACAAGGCACGATTCAAATGTGGTCATTATAAAACAGGATAGGAATTTGGAGATAGGATGATAAACCACCCTCAAAAAATATCTCCACTGCGTTGCATGGGGAGTAAGGAGCCAGGCAGATTGCCAGGAACATTCCCAGAGCCCATGGAGATTACGGTATTGTATCAACTGTGTGTAACACGATGTGATGCCCTTCTCATCACCAATGATGCGTTGTGTGACTGTAAACATGGCATATTAACCCACCTTCCATCTCTACACAAAGACTCTGTACCTCACATTTTTGCTCTTCACTTCCTGGTTGGGTCCAGTTAGCTTTCCCACCATGTACTGTCCACTTCTGCGTCGAAGTGCCTAAGCTGAAAGGGCTGGGCATGGCTCCCGGTGAATACAAATTCgcttaaaaagtaattcattgaaacATTTTGATATGATAAGGTGTCTTACAGATGCAAGTATTATTTATGTTATTGCTGTAATCAGAGTAGGTTGTTTGTGAACGGGGAAGTTGATGATCTGCGCCTGAGATGCAGGTGATTATAAGGCTGATGTAGGGAGAGACATGCATTGTCAATGATGTTTGGGGAGCTTCGCTAGACAGGGTTAGGCAAGGAGAAGAACATTGCCATGTGAGTTGGtggcggcgagagagagagcgagccaagCACTGCCAGAGTGATTCAGGGAGAGAACAGCATGTTACCTGGGTGATTTATGGACAAACAGAATGGCAGTTTGATGATCCAGGGGAAGAGAGCACGGCATTGACTGGATGATGTATAGAGTGCGAATACTATGCATTGGCTGGGTGATTTATGGAAACAGCAAAAAATTGTCAGTGTGACTTAGAGAGGGAGAGCAAGGCACCGCCGATTGCTCTGCAGCTGTCTTCCCTTCAACCCTTCAGACAAAGCCTCAAAGTATTTTCCCTCCAACTTTACTCCTCCTCTTCCATGAAGTTAAGTGGCACAGATGTCCCCACCCACCAATACCTCCACACCTGAGGCAGGAGATAACCTTGCCTGCATATGCCCAAAGAACAGCAGCAACCTAGGGAGGCTGTGGAGGGCAATCTTTTCCTAGCTGCAAGGTACATTTGCAGGCCAGCTTGTCTTGACTACTCCATCAGACCCCTACACAAACAGTCCTGTGTACATCCCCCAATTTCCACCACTAACATGCCATTAAATACAGAAGCTTTCCTGTGTGCTCCCATTTGTACCGTTTCATCGATGTCGCTATGAAGTCtctccaagtgtcagctgtggcacggtttgtagcaccctcgcctccgagtcagaaggtcgtgggttcgagtcgcactccaagaacttgagcacagaaatctagactgacactccagggtagtactgagggagtgctgactgtcagaggggtagtattgagggaatgccacactgtcggaggggtaatattgtgggagtgccgcattgtcggaggggtagtactgagggagtgctgactgtcagaggggtagtattgagggagtgccgcactgtcggaggggtaatattgtgagagtgccgcattgtcggaggggcagtactgagggagtgctgcactatcagaggtgtcatctttcagctaAGATGTCTgcactctcaagtggatgtaaaaaatcccatggcgctattttgaagagcaggggtgttatctccggtgtcctggggccaatatttatccctcaatcaacatcactaaaacagattatctggtcattatcacattgctgtttgtgggagcttgctgggtgaaaaattggctgccacgtttcctacattacaacagtgactacacttcgacaaAGTAgtcaattgactgtaaagcgctttgggacgtctggtggctgtgaaaggcgcgatataaagtaagtctttctttcaagaaCAATGTCTGAACTGCCAACGACTTCAGTGTAGCGATAATTCTAATCCaaggccagtgtgtgtgtgtgtgtgtgtgtgtgtgtggacctaTGCTTCTTAGCCCCTGTGCTTCCCCTGCGTGCCTGCATGCAAAGTGCAAATTCTTAACCCTAATTTAGCGCTACCCGAATGTCGGCAGTGTATGAGGTAGGCTCCTCCCATAACCGCCAAGCCAAGAGAGGGACCTGCTGTAGGCTGCTCCTCTTCAACAGCaaggcctgcctctcactctcctttGAAAAGGCGGCAAACAGCAAGAATCACCTTTGTTTGCCATGAGATGCAGTGAAACCCAGGTGTCAGTGAGCAGAACCAACCTTTCTCTGAAGATTTCAGTTTATTCAACTGAGCTCAGCTCAGCGCACTGTTCTCGGTCGACTCCGTTTTATAGCTCTTGACCTTTTGCCAAGGTTTATTAAAAGTTTATAACTGCCAGCTGcactaaaaaaaaaaataacaggCTGTCAAATAAAATAACTGAACCAACTGCAGAGTCTGATTATTTCTGAATCTTGGTGTTTGACCTCCTCTTAAGCTTGATACCAGCAGAACAACATCGACAAACTTCGGAACATATGTAACAGTGTAGCCGGGGGCTATTGCATCAGTGATTTAAAGGGGCAGCTACCAGGCCAAAGCAAAACGTATTTGTCAAAATGGATTCCATTTCACTGTCCAACATCTGAGAGAAGCATTTTAATTACATCATCGGAGAAGTCAGGGGCCCTCCAGCAGATCAGATAGACGTTGATTTGCAGGCCAAATTGGCAAAATGGTTTTAATGGGCTGTGGGCCTTTAATTCCTGCAGCAGTGTGCAAGTTGTTGCCCCTCCAAATGGCGAGCTCATCAGAGGCAGTAATGCCACAGCGAGCTCGCCTGAATGATTAAATTGAGGCTGATGTTAGAAACCGTAGTAGCGACGCACCGTTATTTGTTTGGGTTTTTGCCCAAGCGGAAAATTTAGGCTTTTCCATCAAGAGTTGCCGTTGGCATTTGTTGTAATTCACATTGCTATCATGGCTTCCCCCTATTTGTGTATTTGGAAAGGGGGTGGGGGTGCAGGTAGATGTGACCGCAACAGACGTAGACGTACACTGTTACCCTCCGATTCAGATCTACAGGCAAAGGCACGCGTCACAGAAACGCAGCTGTGCTAGAATTGGCATCACAGCATTTAACTGTTGGGGCTCAGATTGATTCCAGGCAGTCACAGGGCACATCAGCAACACCAGTCAATCTATATTTCACAGATGCATTAAGCAGTTGACTGATGCCTTGTTTGCCAGAGCAAGCAATTACAGCACTTTTCCAATAGACAGCTGGCAACAGCAGGAAAGGACTCTCCACTTTTTCCAAAATGGCATGATTCCCCCAGGGCAGGGCATCAGTGATTGTACCCATGTTACCTTATAACAGCTCCATGAAATGCAAAGGATGTTACTCCTTGAAGATTGGCTTGTCTGTGATCATCAGCACAGGATCATTCGGTCGATCTCACTTCAGTATCTTCATTTTAAGACAGTCCACTGCACTGTGCTCCCATTTCTCCCAGAACAGATCAAGGATAACCTCTGGGACCCAAGCTAATGTCACTCCAGAACAGCTCCTGAGCACAGAGACATTGCAGTGCCTGCAGCCATCAGAACTATCATTGAGGATTTGTTTTAACGTTAGCTTATTGATGATGGTCTCAAAATAATCAGAGAGTTTTTTGAGCAATTTGACTGGTTCATCTTCATTTATTTATTGGCTCTCCTAACTTGGTTCTTCAGGATTTCTTCAAGTCCTTACTAGTTCTTCAATAGAAGTTTAGGTGCCCACTTTTCTTGGTACGGTAACTAACTGTTCAGTTGTCGCTATTAACAAATATACATTTTAAGCCGATCAAGTTCCACTGCGGCACAGACTTTGCTGATCACAAATATGAAAGAGAAGGTGCAACACCTGAAGCATGACATTCAGCAAGTGTGCAATTATGTTCAATTTTTCTAATATTAGTTGATCCCCTTGTGGTGTTGCACTTGGCCAGTCAAGGTCAAGAGCAGTACTCGAGTCAAGCAAGGTTCAAGGGCAGTGATACAATTGGACCAAGGCAGGGAGAGGGAAATTGAGGGTACAGGAGGGCAGGTGAGGTGAGGGGGAAGATGGGGAAAGTGGCGTAGGGAGGGTGACGGGGAAagggagaaggaagaaaggggaatGGGGAGGAGAGAGGACACAGGGAAGGTACGGAACAGGAATGCAGAGAGCGGAATAGGACAGGTAGGAGAACAGGGTGGGGGAGTAAATGCACAGCAATCATCTCAGCAGCTTTGGGGACAGGGGCATCATAACTCTCACAGCAGGGGCAGGGCTGCGCTGTTCCAAAACTCTCTCAGGCTGGGGCCAAGGTTCAGGATACAGATTGAAAACAGGCTCTGGGGGCCAATTTTGGGCTTCCAGAGTTAACAGAGACCGccagggggaggggtcagtggcaGGCAGGCCAAGGCACTGAACTCCATAGCTGTATCTTCAGGGTGTTCAACAAACTGCATGAGTAAGGTACTGGTGGCCATGATGGTCTGCACTGGATAATCTCGAGGACAGGGAAGGTAGTAGGCATCTTATTGGTTACGGACAATTGCAGCTGCGATGACTGAGGTGCAGCAGAGGTTGGTTGAAAGCTTTGTGCAGAGTCTTGGAGTAAAACATTATGGATGAGTTAGTGGGAGAAGCCTTCCTGAGCTATTTAGAACTGGTGGACACAAGAGAAGGTCAACAAGAGACTCTGTTGAGGTGCAGCAGGACATTGAAACTAGCGAGACTTTCATTTTAGGAATGATCAGTCTTTGATCTACATTCCTTATTCGAAAACATCTCGATTTGAGGTGTGCCTACTCATGAATTTTTGAGGCAGCTAGCGACTCTTATTCTCAGATGGACACCAATATTGCATTTAGATGAATGGAGCCGATTATGTAACTTTAGTTCACAAGCATTCTGATTAATTGCATTGGAAACTTCTAACACAGCACTACCTACAGGTGTAACTACTGGGGATACTTTTCTCAGGGATTTTCACATAGAAGCCTGACATAGATGCTTTCCATGAATTTTGAGAAGGAACGTTGTGACCCAGCTAGTGATCTTAATATAGAATAGATTATaagaatgcagtagatgtcatgtgATGTTGATTATGGCAAGTTGAAGGATTTGCTGATTTACAATGACAGGTGCATtacagcatgtagcacacaacgcATTATTCTGCTAAGATGGAGCTTTATTCCTTTACAGCCCTAGATCCGATTGCTGTGCCTTCCTAAGGTCAATTAGAAGCTTCTACCAGTCAACTTTGCTGCTTTTCCCTGATCCTACTGTACGTtttctttttattcgttcctggga comes from the Pristiophorus japonicus isolate sPriJap1 chromosome 15, sPriJap1.hap1, whole genome shotgun sequence genome and includes:
- the LOC139280539 gene encoding voltage-dependent calcium channel gamma-3 subunit-like — encoded protein: MMAVCDRGMQMLLTTVGAFAAFSLMTIAVGTDYWLYSRGVCRSKSTSDNDTVRKNEEVMTHSGLWRTCCLEGTFKGICKIIDHFPDDADYEQDTAEYLLRIVRASSVFPILSVGLLFLGGICVAAGEFYKSKHNVVLSSGIFFVAAGLSNIIGIIVYISANAGDPGQSDSKKNNYSYGWSFYFGALSFIIAETVGVLAVHMYIDKHRQLRVKSRHEVLKKSTLARIPSYRYRFRRRSSSRSTEPRSRDPSPVGGKGYTTQPTNEISMYTLSRDPSKAVVATSVASERDPKFLQVRNCVSKDSKDALQANPANRRTTPV